A region of Brienomyrus brachyistius isolate T26 unplaced genomic scaffold, BBRACH_0.4 scaffold66, whole genome shotgun sequence DNA encodes the following proteins:
- the tdrd6 gene encoding tudor domain-containing 6 isoform X1, producing MCSIPGLPTPGASVTVLITRVNLNPLCILVELWGNFYQEREPGYQQLKKAIQFPKERFREFDGNPGDLCLVQVFETWYRGRVVSRNGSNYSVFLIDEGRTIGATTCTLAWGSNDFFQLPPEIEFCVLANVLPLSSENRWSPMALEFLKSLCGKTFDGYIQDVLVPHRAFLVDIPSISKQMYEMGFAKKLSIEKFKLFVSRSLQSISGDVDSVDCHEENRRGNEQVGSLTQDEKWQRYLYPELQTETVETVIVTEVTNPLRIFCQLKVFSQELKKLTDQITQHYEGRVRMETMKAEILGHPCAARGSDGKWYRSVLQQILASSSLVEVLHVDYGKKDFVKLENIKPLAAEFFKMPVVTYVCSLYGIFDKGVGWTAAQVEYLKSLLLHRTVIAKFEYQSLSEGVHYVTLFGDENVNINNLFGMKERCLLETEKSLEEFAIQQPPSSQISQGPLESEKMSSAIHASASQNIEAEHLTMNSSHVGVVQYINNPSEFWIQTQRYGAEFDKLMQGIDDLYSHSVSTEGLVNNPTVGLFCAARSQDNDFYRAVVQEVIGKHIKVYFVDYGNVEVVDQYNLRVLPDKYQELPALALKCALSGVKPKDGKWSQSAIVFFSKAVENKLLDIHVMEKSQDTYIVQLTDPTVHGERNVGKMLCGAGSAECTDYKKSSTQLGKKPVAEDSIVHCFERNQMKHEGTPTLPRSLPTTVTDARSVFKEHLFPIGSSVEVSVSHIKSPNDFWCQMAQNAGSLKLLMEDLQRHYANSKPQQLVEAACVARLPDSGMWYRALIISRHASPYVDVFFIDFGWTEKIPLEDLRPINPIFLKLKGQAFRCSLYNLIHPVDHSALEWSDVAKLEFQNFVDSAAFSHLSLKCTIYAVMCDSENVVFNVVDLETPFQNVCTLLVQKGLANRGLPKKVPHPPFRLDTYYYSTHDVKTGAEEMVQVTFVKSVNHFYCQLRRNSDIIDNLVEKVNYVCRQLQCIDCPKTFGTVCFAKYTDGQWYRGQIKSIHPRIQVHFVDYGDTLDMDKSDLLPIPIEAGEIMSVPVQAIECALSDIPEEVSCEVNRWFEKNVTDHCFTALVVAKEPCGKLIVELYDGKTQLNLMVKGKFHIETPKSGCFSFDGYEKPKNTHDLPVSYRATGQKRSYHKQVIETKCKSAKCMPDTGSGDVVVVQNQQKTKTYSSVGIQWEPLVTTEQSNSLEELDPYSESPARNFAGECERNITVSSKMQGKSFPKLKQLPLKAIEAGSISEVYISHINNPSSFFVQLIEDEEEMYSLLNKINGNQSAGTDVYMDALQEGDLVNAVFPVDGFWYRGVVRNVFRNGGVCIEFIDFGNTATVSHSEISRVDDELLTHPRLSIHCSLSALPFVNEEVAWNQEDVANFKKTVGDENKLMCTFIKQVESVWEVSLEDRGMVIADVLFKNSATVTACDTVLEDPQTIIASDKSETVISSYKLPEIFEGQAFDVYASCITGPHYFWCQYADTDELQRITKAAEDFGKAAEQNNSWVESVSPGSPCLALFEDEQWYRAVVIAKTDKALSVLFVDYGNECDVDINKVKQVPPELMESPPQAFLCLLSGFDASLGSWDDNALEHFTFVIDDLLKVTIVKAEDFMDYRIPPFQVSLECKGQVLNDAMRPYWKIFASSVDSIYTCIEQYSPEEGAAAHGSSSIALLGIESNGEQTTTDASSEELCEKSTECILHNQSNLNLPENKPAEEHNQNPSILVELQSEEEQNKEEKNLSVNSCHEEGLEDGSPVLSVRDNEKGEEGEFMEEKETEEPTKVTEENPNTISEDLFGQEEPESSPLEMLANEEGDVCRHIAQMKATSSSLKMNTEEDIMGSNSPTSDLLQDMMEEGEKHHANENESHMEQAYLLDGMNTPVCRDNENGQLVEEDKQPDQGIFKESSRLFGEDVRLLSISAREDAEECIVTQPNSSSQSRFGRLKISEDQPVLGSECIIWSYVHNIWCRAKVFELFDDSVKVLLLDHDGDAIVDLQNIFRKAPEDAFQESSVLDCNGLQQEPCEADGTMGSGNDLSTAATSKESDLQVTFDSVKVALFAESEETGLEEQIGNDRDVTALDVKSVAETKPAVYGSGDESFGEQLSKVMHLTLKIEKLTDDDVSGKENRMGGERKK from the exons ATGTGTTCTATTCCTGGGCTTCCAACACCTGGTGCAAGTGTAACTGTCCTAATTACTAGGGTAAATTTAAACCCACTCTGTATTCTTGTGGAACTCTGGGGTAATTTTTACCAAGAAAGAGAACCTGGTTACCAACAACTGAAAAAAGCAATCCAGTTTCCAAAAGAACGATTTCGGGAATTTGATGGAAATCCTGGAGATCTGTGTCTGGTTCAGGTTTTTGAGACTTGGTATAGAGGTCGTGTTGTTTCTAGAAATGGATCCAATTATAGTGTGTTCCTTATTGATGAAGGCAGAACCATTGGTGCCACTACCTGCACTTTGGCATGGGGTTCCAATGACTTTTTCCAACTTCCTCCTGAAATTGAGTTCTGTGTTCTTGCTAATGTGCTGCCGTTATCTTCTGAAAACAGGTGGTCTCCAATGGCTTTAGAATTCCTGAAATCCCTTTGTGGTAAAACCTTTGATGGATATATCCAAGATGTGTTGGTGCCTCACAGGGCATTCCTTGTTGATATCCCATCCATCTCTAAACAGATGTATGAAATGGGATTTGCTAAAAAACTGTCCATCGAAAAGTTTAAGCTCTTTGTTTCAAGGTCATTGCAGTCCATCAGTGGAGATGTAGATTCTGTTGATTGTCATGAAGAAAACAGGCGGGGAAATGAACAGGTTGGAAGTCTCACTCAGGATGAGAAATGGCAGCGCTATCTTTATCCAGAGCTGCAAACTGAAACTGTTGAAACTGTAATTGTCACTGAAGTCACCAATCCGCTACGTATTTTTTGTCAGCTGAAGGTTTTCTCTCAGGAGCTGAAGAAATTAACTGATCAGATTACTCAGCATTATGAAGGAAGAGTCAGAATGGAGACAATGAAAGCAGAAATCTTGGGTCACCCATGTGCTGCTAGAGGAAGTGATGGAAAGTGGTATAGATCAGTCTTGCAGCAGATCCTTGCATCCAGTAGTCTGGTCGAAGTCCTTCATGTAGATTATGGAAAGAAAGACTTTGTAAAACTTGAGAACATCAAGCCACTGGCAGCGGAGTTCTTTAAAATGCCTGTTGTGACATATGTTTGCTCCCTTTATGGTATTTTTGATAAAGGTGTTGGTTGGACAGCTGCTCAGGTTGAATACCTAAAATCTCTACTTCTGCACCGTACCGTGATTGCTAAATTTGAGTACCAGAGTCTGTCAGAAGGTGTGCACTATGTAACACTCTTTGGAGATGAAAATGTGAATATCAACAACCTGTTTGGTATGAAGGAAAGATGTCTGCTTGAAACTGAAAAATCTTTGGAAGAATTTGCAATTCAACAACCACCCTCTTCGCAGATATCTCAGGGTCCACTGGAAAGTGAGAAAATGAGTTCTGCAATCCATGCAAGTGCTTCACAAAACATTGAGGCAGAACATCTTACAATGAACTCCTCTCACGTTGGAGTTGTACAGTACATTAATAACCCATCTGAATTCTGGATTCAGACACAACGATATGGTGCTGAATTTGATAAGCTAATGCAGGGTATTGATGATCTGTACAGTCATTCAGTAAGTACTGAAGGACTTGTGAATAACCCCACAGTTGGTCTGTTTTGTGCTGCCAGGTCACAGGACAATGATTTTTATAGGGCTGTTGTCCAGGAAGTCATTGGTAAGCACATTAAGGTATATTTTGTGGACTATGGAAACGTGGAGGTGGTTGATCAGTATAACTTAAGAGTCCTGCCTGACAAGTACCAAGAGTTGCCAGCGTTGGCACTAAAATGCGCGTTGTCTGGTGTCAAGCCAAAAGATGGGAAATGGAGCCAGAGTGCAATAGTTTTCTTTTCTAAAGCTGTTGAAAACAAGTTGTTAGATATACATGTTATGGAGAAGTCTCAGGACACATACATTGTGCAGTTAACTGATCCCACTGTACATGGTGAAAGAAATGTTGGCAAAATGCTTTGTGGTGCAGGTTCGGCTGAGTGTACTGATTATAAGAAATCTTCAACACAATTAGGTAAAAAGCCTGTTGCAGAGGACTCCATTGTCCATTGCTTTGAAAGAAACCAGATGAAACATGAAGGGACTCCAACTCTTCCCAGAAGTCTTCCCACTACAGTGACTGATGCCAGGTCTGTTTTTAAGGAACACTTATTTCCAATTGGAAGTTCAGTGGAAGTTAGTGTGTCGCACATTAAAAGTCCAAATGACTTTTGGTGTCAAATGGCCCAAAATGCAGGAAGCCTGAAGTTGCTCATGGAAGACCTTCAGAGGCACTATGCTAACAGTAAACCTCAGCAGCTTGTGGAAGCTGCGTGTGTTGCTAGGCTTCCCGACAGTGGAATGTGGTATCGGGCACTTATAATTTCCAGACATGCATCCCCATACGTTGATGTGTTCTTTATAGATTTTGGATGGACAGAGAAGATCCCCCTTGAAGACCTTCGTCCAATTAATCCAATCTTTCTAAAACTAAAAGGCCAGGCTTTTCGATGTAGCTTGTACAACTTGATCCATCCCGTGGATCATTCTGCTTTAGAATGGAGTGATGTAGCTAAGTTAGAGTTTCAAAATTTTGTAGATTCTGCAGCTTTCAGTCACCTGAGCTTGAAGTGCACTATTTATGCTGTGATGTGTGACTCTGAAAATGTTGTCTTCAATGTGGTTGATCTTGAAACTCCCTTTCAAAATGTTTGTACTTTGTTGGTACAAAAGGGATTAGCTAATCGTGGCCTTCCGAAAAAGGTGCCTCATCCCCCATTCCGCCTGGATACGTACTACTATTCGACACATGATGTCAAAACCGGAGCAGAGGAGATGGTGCAGGTTACCTTTGTGAAAAGTGTGAACCATTTTTATTGCCAGCTGAGGAGAAATTCAGATATAATTGACAATCTTGTAGAAAAAGTGAATTATGTCTGCCGTCAGCTTCAGTGCATTGACTGTCCTAAAACGTTTGGAACGGTCTGCTTTGCCAAGTACACTGATGGACAGTGGTACAGAGGTCAGATTAAATCCATACATCCCAGAATACAGGTGCACTTTGTGGACTATGGTGACACATTAGATATGGATAAATCTGACCTGCTTCCCATTCCTATTGAAGCAGGTGAGATAATGTCTGTGCCTGTCCAGGCAATCGAATGTGCCCTCTCTGACATCCCAGAAGAGGTATCCTGTGAAGTCAATAGGTGGTTTGAGAAAAATGTCACTGACCATTGCTTCACAGCACTAGTGGTGGCAAAAGAGCCTTGTGGAAAACTGATTGTGGAGCTTTATGATGGCAAAACACAATTAAATTTGATGGTCAAAGGGAAGTTTCACATTGAGACCCCTAAAAGTGGGTGTTTTTCATTTGATGGATATGAGAAACCTAAAAACACGCACGATCTGCCCGTCAGCTATAGAGCAACTGGTCAAAAGAGGAGTTACCATAAACAAGTGATTGAGACAAAGTGTAAGTCTGCTAAATGTATGCCAGATACTGGAAGTGGTGATGTAGTAGTTGTACAAAAtcagcaaaaaacaaaaacgtaCAGTAGTGTTGGAATTCAGTGGGAACCACTTGTTACGACGGAACAGTCAAATTCACTTGAAGAACTGGATCCATACAGTGAATCACCTGCAAGAAATTTTGCTGGAGAATGTGAAAGGAACATCACTGTATCTTCAAAAATGCAGGGAAAGAGCTTCCCAAAGCTGAAACAACTCCCATTAAAGGCTATTGAAGCAGGCTCAATATCTGAGGTCTACATCTCCCACATCAATAATCCATCAAGCTTCTTCGTACAGTTAATTGAGGATGAGGAAGAAATGTATTCACTTTTGAATAAAATAAATGGTAATCAATCTGCCGGCACCGATGTCTACATGGATGCATTGCAGGAAGGTGATTTGGTGAATGCAGTTTTTCCAGTTGATGGCTTTTGGTACCGTGGAGTAGTGCGGAATGTGTTTAGAAATGGCGGAGTATGCATTGAGTTCATAGACTTTGGAAATACGGCAACTGTTTCACATTCGGAAATATCAAGAGTTGATGATGAATTATTGACTCATCCAAGGCTAAGCATTCATTGCTCCCTTAGTGCACTTCCTTTTGTCAACGAAGAGGTAGCATGGAACCAGGAAGATGTAgcaaactttaaaaaaactgttGGTGATGAGAATAAACTGATGTGCACATTCATTAAACAGGTGGAATCTGTTTGGGAAGTCTCACTGGAGGATCGAGGTATGGTTATAGCTGATGTTTTGTTTAAAAATTCTGCTACTGTAACAGCATGTGACACCGTACTAGAAGATCCACAAACCATCATTGCATCTGATAAGTCTGAAACTGTGATTTCTTCATACAAACTACCAGAAATCTTTGAAGGGCAAGCCTTTGATGTTTATGCATCTTGTATAACTGGACCTCATTACTTCTGGTGCCAGTATGCAGATACAGATGAGCTTCAGAGAATAACGAAAGCTGCTGAAGATTTTGGAAAAGCTGCCGAGCAGAACAACTCTTGGGTTGAGTCTGTTAGTCCAGGAAGCCCATGCCTTGCTTTGTTTGAAGATGAACAGTGGTATCGTGCAGTGGTAATAGCAAAAACTGATAAGGCCTTATCTGTTCTCTTTGTGGATTATGGGAATGAGTGTGATGTAGATATAAACAAAGTGAAACAAGTGCCACCTGAACTCATGGAAAGTCCTCCTCAGGCCTTCTTGTGCCTCCTAAGTGGTTTTGATGCTTCATTAGGCTCCTGGGATGACAACGCATTGGAGCATTTCACCTTTGTTATAGATGATCTTTTGAAAGTCACTATTGTGAAAGCGGAGGACTTCATGGACTATAGAATACCACCATTCCAGGTCAGCCTTGAATGTAAAggccaagttttaaatgatgCAATGAGACCTTACTGGAAGATTTTTGCTTCAAGTGTTGATTCCATTTATACATGCATTGAACAGTACTCTCCTGAAGAAGGTGCAGCTGCACATGGCAGCTCCTCCATAGCATTGCTTGGTATAGAATCGAATGGGGAGCAAACGACTACAGATGCAAGTTCCGAGGAACTCTGTGAGAAAAGCACCGAGTGTATCCTTCACAATCAGTCAAATCTAAACCTTCCTGAAAATAAACCTGCTGAAGAACACAACCAGAACCCAAGTATTTTGGTAGAACTTCAGAGTGAAGAGGAACAGAACAAGGAAGAGAAAAACCTGAGTGTAAATAGTTGTCATGAAGAGGGTCTTGAAGATGGTTCACCAGTGTTAAGTGTACGGGATAATGAAAAGGGTGAGGAGGGAGAATTTATGGAAGAAAAGGAAACCGAAGAGCCTACGAAGGTCACGGAGGAAAACCCAAATACAATATCTGAAGACCTTTTTGGTCAAGAGGAGCCAGAATCTTCCCCTTTGGAAATGCTTGCTAATGAAGAAGGTGACGTGTGCAGGCATATTGCACAGATGAAAGCAACCAGTTCTTCTTTAAAGATGAATACAGAGGAAGACATTATGGGTTCCAATTCACCCACCAGTGACTTATTGCAGGACATGATGGAAGAAGGGGAAAAGCATCATGCAAATGAAAATGAGAGTCATATGGAACAGGCTTACCTACTGGATGGAATGAATACTCCAGTCTGTCGGGACAATGAAAACGGCCAATTGGTTGAAGAGGATAAGCAGCCGGACCAGGGGATTTTCAAGGAGAGCTCAAGATTATTCGGGGAAGATGTGAGACTGCTCTCCATTTCTGCCCGTGAAGATGCTGAAGAGTGCATAGTGACTCAACCAAACTCGAGTAGTCAGTCAC GTTTTGGTAGACTGAAAATCTCTGAAGACCAGCCTGTCCTTGGATCGGAGTGCATTATTTGGTCATATGTACACAACATTTGGTGCAGAGCAAAGGTTTTCGAATTATTTGATGATTCAGTGAAG GTTCTTCTATTGGACCATGATGGCGATGCAATCGTGGACTTGCAGAACATCTTCAGAAAGGCACCTGAAGATGCATTTCAG GAATCAAGTGTCCTTGACTGTAATGGACTCCAGCAAG aaCCCTGTGAAGCTGATGGAACCATGGGCTCTGGCAATGACCTGTCGACAGCAGCCACTTCCAAAGAA TCTGATTTGCAGGTGACGTTTGATTCCGTTAAAGTGGCTTTATTTGCTGAAAGTGAAGAAACAG GACTGGAAGAACAAATCGGAAACGACAGGGACGTGACTGCTTTGGATGTGAAATCAGTG GCTGAAACAAAGCCTGCTGTGTATGGATCAGGGGACGAGTCATTTG gtgaacAGCTGTCCAAGGTGATGCATCTAACACTAAAAATTGAAAAGCTAACAGATGATGATGTGTCTGGAAAGGAGAACAGAATGGGTGGTGAAAGAAAGAAGTAA